The DNA region TTCGGAGAATATCAGCAGTTTGATCTTGCAACTGTCCCGCCCAAGTTTGGGAAAAGGATCCTAGGGCTTTAGTCTCTAATTCTCGGAAGGAGTAGCAATCTGTGTGGCGAAACAAAAGCTTTCTCAATCGGTCTGTGCCAGCATCAACGCCATCAACAACATCTAATTCCCAGTCTTTTATCCCTGCATTTAAGCCAGCATACCAGGCATATAGTCCAGTTGCCTTTGGGGCTTGAGAAACAGTTTCCACTGAGAAAACTTTATAATACTTCTCAATGTCTTGAATTTTTATGTTTGGTTCTGGCACGAATTTGCTTTCTCTTGATTTTTAGGTTTAGTTTTTATATCAAATCAGGCTTTAGCAATCATCAAAAAACAACTTTCTTCCTAAGTAATCATTTTTTGAATATTGTCCTGTATTTGAATTGAAGTTTTACCCGACCACTGTTCCTGTAAGTTCTTTAAACCAACCTCTGCATATCTTGTTATTGAATCCATAAGTGACTGGGGATCTTGCGGTTTAGGTTGGTTGTTTTTCTTATAGATCGCATGAATACCTGCCTCTAAGGCTAAACAAACCTCCTCGTCCAATGTTCCAACTTCTTCCATATCGCTTCTTCCCGTTAAAGAAATATCAGAAATATTCAAGTTATTTCTCATGGCGTAAGCAGCAGCAAATGCATATGCATCAATCTGCCTCCCAAATACTGCTCGTTCCTTTAAATATTGAAGGAAAGCTTTAGCTTCGGAACTAGGGCGAAATTTTTGTTTTTTATTGAGTCTCATCATGCGGCTGCCCTCACAGTCGAGGCATCTTCAGTAGCACTAAGTCGCTGAATTTCCAAAATTTCTGCGACCTCACTACGGATATTCTTGAGTAACTCCGGTGGAAAATCTCTATCTGTAGCTAAAACGATAACCTGAGATGGCAAATCAGGCAGAGAAGCGACCAAGTTCTCTTGATGGGCAATATCTAAATGTCCAAAGGGAGTATCCATCACAAATGGAGCGGCTGTACCCGACGCCAGATTTAGCCCGGTAATAAAAGAGAAAGCAAGCGCCTCTTTCTCACCTGCACTCAACGTCTCTGGGTTGAGCACATCACCCGCAGCATTCTTTAGTCCAAGGGAGTAATCTGATTTGATGACAACTCCTACATATTCATCTGGCTTGTTTGTAACGCTCCGATGAATCTGAGAAGTTATGCGCTCAATAGTAGCCTTGCGTTCTTCTATGCGCCATTCAATCAAATCTTTAGCTGCATAATGTAACCCTCGTGCCAGTTGTGACTGTCTCACCAGTGTCTCGCTCTCACTTTGGCGACTCACATACTTCTCTCGCTGACGACGAAGTTGTTCTTCCTCTTTTTGAAGTTGTTCGAGAGTTTCGCTATTTCGCTCGATTGCGGTCTTTCTCTCCTTAACAATGTATTCAGCTTCGACAACCTTTCGCCAGACCTCCTTAGACCTGTCTAAGTCAAGGTCGCCTGTTTCTCCTTTCAATCTAGCGATGGACTGTCTAACCTCTTCTAGTTCATCCCGCAACCTATCCCGATCTAGGCAAAGATCTTCGAGATTAGGAAACTTGAAATTCGCAAGATTTTCTAGCTCTAGCCTTAAGTTATCCTGCCTGATTGCTTCTATGCCAGCACTGCCCGACAAATTACTTTTCTCAATCTCTCTTTGGATATGCTCACGGGCATGATCATCCATAGAGCGACCACAGAAGCATACTTCAGCATTGAGGAGAGATTTGAGTTGTGAAGCGGATCCAGCACGACGTGCTTCCGTAACAGAACTCCGCTGCATCTCATCTGCGACCTCTCGAATAAGGCCGGTTAGTAGAGGAATTGGAGATTGTCTTAAAGCCTCTTCAATCTGGTCTTCACGGATATCGATGTCTTCTCGGAGTCTGGATGCCTCACGTTCCAGTCGGCTGATCTCCTTCATTTTCGATTCAAGGGCCTCAATTTGGCTTGCCTCTAGCTGAAGAGACTCCAGAGTCTGTAAAGCAGCCTGATGATCTTCCCTGTAAATGAGTAGTTGTTCTTCTATAGTTGTTATTTCTTCCTGCTTATCGTCAATTTGATTGCTCAGGGATTGAAGCTCTTTATCATCAGAAGCTAAGTTACTCAGTTTGTCGTCTAGCAGGCTAACAACTTTCGCAGCATCATCTCTAAGATTCCTTAGCTCTGGTAGCCCAAGGGTACGCTCAATCGACTCCTGCGTTTGTTGATTATAAAAAGATTGTGCGTAGCGTTTTATTTCTAAGCCATCAAAGAAAAAGAACTGGCTACAGGCTTCTGGCAGAAGGTTTTCAATCCTCTCCCTAGAATCTCCTTGCTCTATGCCGTCAATGCGATAGTGCGCTTCACTGACCTGAGCAGAAATTGCCGTTCCTTTTACAAGTCGCCTAGCATGACGGCTGATTTCGTGAATGCTGCCATCTCGCTCAAAGGTAAGTTGTACTGAGAGTTCTAGGTCTGGGTTGCTTTTTAGAGCAACCCGGTTAAAATAATCTCTTAAATTGGCGGTAGGTACTCCAGAGCTACCATACAGGCACCACTGAATTCCATCTAGCAACGATGTCTTGCCAAAACCATTATTGCCGAAGACAATCCAAATTTTCTTCTGGTCAAGATTAGGAGCAAATTTAATGTGCTCATTCTGATAGCAACGCCAGTTCTGTAATCGAATACTTCGCAGTTCAAATACCATTACTCTTCCTCCTGTGAGGTAACTCCAGGGTAGAGAAGCGCATAGCGCTCAACCATATCCAGCAACTTAGGGGCTAGCCGACGATTCTTGAGCACTACTTTATCTTTCTCAAGTTCAATAGCCCCTCTAAGCATTGCCTCAGGGATCTCATACTTGCTAGACAGTTCTTGGATTTTTTGGCTAAGTGTTGGATCCATGAGCACCTCAAAGTAAATCAGAATGGGTAATGCCGTAAGGTTCAAGCTTGTGAACCAGTCGAGTCACCGCCACCATGCGGTTACGCGCCGACTTGGCAAACTCAATAAACCGACGTACCTCGTTTTTCAGCACGCTGGTAGCTGACCCTGTGGAGGGAGGAACCACCAACACATCTACGACCGTGGCAAAGGCTTTTCCAGCAGACGCCCGCAAGACCCGGCCTCGACGCTGCACAAATTGGCGCTCAGAAGCATCACTAGCTAGGATAATCGCCAGGTCAGTGTCTGGAACATCTACCCCTTCATCGAGGCATTTGATCGCCACTAGGGCATCTAACCGCCCACTAGCAAACTCAGCCAGCAACCCTCTCCGGTTCCCATCATCTGAAGAGTAGCGCACCGCTCGAACCCCTCGGTGCACCAGCAATTGACTAGCCTCAGTCGCCTGATCAATATCTGCGCAGTAGACCATGCTTCTTTTGGGGGAATGTTTCTGAATAATGTCTTCCAAGACGGTCAATTTTGACGCGGCAGACTTGAGAATGTTGGCCCGCTGAATAGCCAAGCGCTTAGCTTTCTCTTTGTCATCCGCACCATCGCTGCTGAGCAAACGACCAATCTGCGTAGTCAGCTCCTTATAGGCGTCGTACTCATCGTGGGTTAGTTCGGCGAGGTATACGTGATATTCATACTCACAGAGAATACCCACCGCTATCGCCTGCTCCAACAGAAACTCGTACACGATGCCGCCGAAGTAATCTAAGACCACTTCGGTGCCTTCCTCGTCGTACTGGCGTAGTGGCGTTGCCGATAGGCCTAGACGATACCTAAAGTCGTCTCGCAAGAGCCGTCTGAAGGTAGCAGCCCCCGCCGCATGAACTTCGTCACCAATCAGCAATGACTGATCTGGCAGCCCACCTACATCGTCAATGAGCTGAAGGGCAGCCTCTCTAGATAGCTCTCCATAGGAACCTATAACAATGATGGGTTGCTTCTCCTGGGGGAATCGCCCATGCTTCAGCAGCCGCAGTTTGCGAAATAACGGCTCTCGCCAAGCCTCAGCTCGACCAGTGGCCACAATAGGGGCATGAAAGTTGGTTCTAGACTCAAGTTCACTGACCCACTGCTGCACAATTTCATTGGTAGGTGCAGCAATAACCACCAGCTCTAGGTTTTTCAGGCTCGTGGCTGCCCCGAGCGCTGTGATGGTTTTACCGGTGCCCGTGGCCATAGCCAGAATGCCTCTGCCATTGGCGTTTTGCCAGGACTGGAGGGCGTCAATCTGCCGGGATCTGAGACTGACCTTAAGAAATGTGGGCGTTGGGCCAGGGTCGTTACCTGAGTCTGGTTCAACGCTGTATTGGCCCTGAGACGGGTCGTGGGTCTTAACGGATTTACCCTGCCCTAGCTCCCAACTCGGTGCCGACTGGGGACAAAACTGAAGCAGAGACTTAGCCGCAGCTTCTGGAAAACTTAGAATCTCAACATTGGGCGTCTCATCATCCCAGAGACGCTGAAAGTTTTCACGCTTCTTCTGTGCCCGATCTTGAACCCGCTCATCCCAGGAAGTGAAAACATCCAAGCATTCAAAGTTGTCGATTAGAGCGCTCGAACTCTCGTTCGCTGAGCCCGTAAAGGCGATGTAGTTACGATCGCCATCCTCAAAAACGCCCAGTTTCTCATGGTAAATGCCCCAATGGCGGGTATTCTTGGGTACCGCCAGCTTGATGTCGAGCACACCCTGGGAAAGCAGCCAAGCCAAACAGGCCAAGCGGTCTTTAAGCACCTGCTCCAAGTCTTGTTCCAACTCGCGCAGCAACGCCCGCTCGATTATCTGGTCACGCCCTTGTAGCCCTCGGGCGATTGCCTCAACGTCATCATTCGATAGCTTGGGTGACGTCACCAACCGCATCTGCCCTTGGGAGCGGACAAACGCCGTCAACCCTTGGGCCACCGCCGCCATCGATGAGCTAGAGAAAAATCCCACTGCCCGGCTATAGCCCGACGCCTGCTCTAAACAGGGGATATAGAAATCTTGAATGAGGTGGTCGCGATCACTACGATACTCATCTCGGATCTGTAGCTCTTTCAGGCTCAAGGTGCAAAGCTCAATGGCACGTTGCCTTCGAGTATATGCAAGGCAGTGGGGGAGGGTTTGCGGTTTATGACGCAATATTCACAAACAAAAGGGAGCGGCTTGTCAGCCATTCCCCGTTTCAATGCACCTATTCTCCGGGTTAAGGGTCAACGCTAGACCCGTTCTAGTCGAGTAAGAGGGAATACGTCACCATGTCCCTCTTACTCGATTTGCTCGCCTATAGTGTGAGCGAATATCTAGGCCTGCAACAGGGAAAAATAAAGGGAACATACTGAAGAGGATGCACCAATGGGCGAAATGTACGAATACTTCCAAGATTTTCCAGAGGAAGATCCTGCTAATTATGTTGGGGATCGCTTTAACCCAGAGGGTGCAAAACGCTTGAGAGCGGAAAAGGCAAAGCTAGAACAAGAACAAGCTGCACTAGACGCAGAGATACGTAGCATCATCGAGAAAGCTAGACAATCTGCAAAACAGAATAAAAGAGAGGGATAGCCGATCTGGACTAAAACCTACTCTGTTCCGGCTAGAAGGCCCTGTCAATTTTGCAGTGACTATACTCACTGCAAAATGCCAAATTCATCTTTAAGTCAGGGTCTTCTTGAGACTCTGACTACTGCCACGATCATCTGGCATTTAGCGGTCAAAATTTCTCCGGTTTTATGCACAGGCCAAGGAGACATAGGCTCCATCCAGGTATTAACAATCAGCCTACTAATGGGATGCCAGAGGTATTGGAGAAAGTATCAGCGATCGTAGAGGCAATTGAAATGCCAATTGACCACGATGCATGTTCTCCTAAGAAGACACTGGGAACACTAGGGGTGACATGTGCCAACCCTACAGGTAAACGTTATGGTGTCATTTGCAGATCGCTTCAAGTCCCTTAAAGAGCAGGCATTACAGGCTGTCGATACATTCAAAGAAGATGAGAAAGTTCAGAACGCTTGGGCTCAGGCTCGGCAGAAGCTAGATGTTGCTTCAAAAAAAGTCGATGAGCTCGCAGCATCTGAATTTCTCACCAACGCTCTTGAAAAAGGTGAAAAAGCTGTAGTTGAGGCACGCCAGCAGTTTAAGCAGAGCATGGCAGAGTCACGAGAGCAAATTAAGCAGAGCATGGCAGAGGCTCAGCAGAGCTATAGAAATTCAGTAGATAAATCATGCCTAGTGAAGGCAGAACAGGATATCGAGAATCACAGATACACTAAGGGTATCTCCCTATTAGAAAATTCTATTCAGCCAGATTCAGTAGTTTATGAGGAAGCCCAGGGTAAAATTGCCCACTACCAGCAGCTTTATGCAGAACGCCAAGCTTTTATTGAGTCACAAAAACACCTCTTTCCTGTAGAGATTGAAGATCGTCTAGTTGCGGGTGTTGAAATTAATGACATTCTGCATATCGTTTTAGAGACCAAGAGAACAGAAAGTATCTATACTCCTATTCAAACAACCTATGCTGATGGTGTCTTTATAATTCTTTGCTTCAATGTCCACAACGACGGGAAGAAAGCTCGGTCAGTATCTCTCTCCATGATGAATTTAATTGATTCAGAAGGTAGAGAGTTTAATTCCTCTAGTGATGCTCAATTAGCATTGTTAACTAAAGGAGATCAGACCGCTGAAATGCTTATGTCAGAAATTCAGCCAGGTGTAACTAAAACGGTTACTGTTGTGTTTGACATTTCAAAAAGTTCCACTGATCTAAAGCTACGAATTCCATGTGGTTTATTCGGAGGGTTCGCTTATTTACCCTTTGAACTCCTCTAATTTTTCTCCCTATTAATTTGGGGTGACCTATAGAACATTTTCGTGCTTGATGTAGCACAGATTGATAATCGTCATTCTATTAGTCGGGTAAGAGGGACATGGTGACATGTTCCTTCTTACCCGACTTAAACAATCCCTAGAAGAGTTTAGGCTTAAGGAAAGAGGTAATGGCCTTTAAATCAAGGATTAAACAGATCTGGAAATAAATTTTTTCCAATCTTTAAAAAACACCACTACCCCTATTTCTTAAACGGCTCATCACAAGACAGTAAAACAAAGCTTCTATTGTTGTGATTACTTACGAGCTTTTGGTTGTTTACGGGTTACATCTTTCCCCTTAGCAGCCTCGTTAATCGTAGATCTGATCACATCAAAGCATTGCTCTGTCTCATCTAAATGCTTCTTATACTCTAACCTCAGATCAGTAGTGTTCATTTGGGGGGTATTCGAGATATCGGCTCTTCTGGCATTATCCATCTCTTCGAAAATTGCATCTATGACTCTTTCATTAAAATCATAGATCGGTTGAAGTTTATCCATCTGCTCCCGCTGGTCATAGACACTATCCTGCATTTTTTGCGAATGATGCTGTGCAACACTAGCTGCCTCCAGTTCAGCACGAGTTGCCCGGCTAGACTTAAGATAGCTAATATAGATCTTTCTCAGTTCTTTAGGAGCAACTGCAACACCTGTATGCCGTTCAAAGAGAGTTGTCACTCTGATGTTCCAGTCAGAATGATTTAAAGAACCTCCATCACTAGTGCCTCTAAAGAAGAAGTTATGATTAACAGGCTTGTGGCTTTCGCGCCCCCAAGACAACCACTCATCAATGTATTCATAAAGGGTCACGCCATTAACAAACATAATATCCGGAATAGGAGCCCAGTATGTTCCATACCGTTTTCCTGTTTTGTAATCCTCCATTTCAAGATGGATGTACCATTTAGCATCTGAATGTCTTTTTAGTTGGGCAGCAGGAGTAAAAGATCTACCATCAAATGCACCAAAAACAAAGGTACGACCTAATTCCAGCTCATAATAGGTTCGGCTTCTATCAGGTGGAATAACAACCATCAGAGCGATTGAGAGAAAATCCTGTAAATCTCTTGCAAGAGCATAAGGTGTACGTTTTTTCTTAGCAGTACCATGTTTTACTCTAGTCTCTTTTGTATAAGTGTATTTTTCCTCATATCGTAAGCGAAGCTCTTCAACCACTCGAATACACTCCTCCCAAGGAATGCTTTTGAGATGAAAGGGAACAGATTCAGAATGATTATTAACCTCCTTCTCTAGTAACCTTTTTAAGTTAAGAAGCTCTCTAATTGTTGGTATCGTGCGAGACTCCCTACAGGCTGAAGATGCAAGTTCATTTCGATAGATGAAGCAAGCGATACTGAGGAAAACATCAACATAAGCTATCTGGCTTTTTGCTTTGAGTCCTAGCCAACCTAAAAAATCCTCTGTTAACAACCTATTTTCCCTGGCTGCCGTCTCAGCACTTGCATCAAGAATCATCTTTTTAACAGCTACTTTGTTTGCAAGATCAGGAGCGCAAGCATCTACATCTTCTAGCGACTCAAAGCTAAAGCCAGCTGGAAGAAAATCTGTAATATCAACCAGAACCTCTGAGTAGGTAATTATTGAAGACAGCCGTAATTGGTCAAGGGGAACAGCCTTATAGCGATGCAACCAGCCTAAAATTTGCTTAATCTTTGAGGTTTGCTTTGTGATAGTTCCTGCAGCCTTGGAACTGCTGTGTCCAAGAAAGCCCTGAAGATCTGCTTCTAGTAAGTCATTGATGTAATCTTCTGGGAAAACCTGCTCTGTCCTCTTGTCTCCTCTTGTGTTAACAGCTTTCATTGCCATCAAGGCATAGGGTGCTTTCTTAGACCTTCCATATCGGTTGGCATGGTGCCGTCCAGTCTTAGCGCCACCCCAATCCTTTCTAGACTGCCCAGCCGGACTATGGAACATGCCAATTTTATGACGGTTGTCCTCTAGCACTTGTTTCTTTTCCTTCTCAGGAAGGAAATATCGCCACTCTTCTAGGCGCTGACAAAACTGATTGACAATTGAGCGAGCTCGTCTGAGACCACCTTTTTCTTCAGGTGTAAAGGCTTGCTCAATCAAAATTGGAGCATCCTTCAACTTGATCGCTGGAATTGTCTTGAGATAATCGAGAGCAACTTGTTGCTCAAACGGTGTCGCTCGTTGCCCTTTTGGGACAGGGCCACCTATTACAGGAATCAAACGACGCACTAACAGGCTAGTGAGGATACTGTCCTCATTGGAACTTGGATTACTTGCCCTTAACCCCTGCACATACCGATCATAAGCGTCAAAGACTGATGCACTGGTGGGATCCGTCTTATTGGTTATTTTGCTCATTTAGTTTATACGTATCAACAAGTGATAAGCATATCAAATATAGTACAAAAAAACTAGTGAGCAAAAACTACTAATTTTTCGCTTGTTTATTCAACTTGATGGATCATGACAACCGTAGCACCAGTGAGACAGCTGAAAATTCGACTTTTCGATTCGCAATTAAGCCTATGGCAGATATTCTGTTTGAATACTTGCAGCATGAGGTGATTGAATTTTTTGCTCCAGGGTTTTCAATCTCACAGGGTAGTTCTCAGGCTAGAGATCCCCTCAAGGATGCTCAAGTAGTAGAGATCTTATTCAAAAGTGGACTAATCTCTAGAAATGAAGGAAGGCTCGATATCGGCAAGGAGCCTATTGGACCGGGTAGAAATGTTTTTGTCGACAACACTTACATTGATAATGAATTGAATGAGAGAGAGATGAATCAGGGGAATGGCGCTACTGCCCAAGATTCAGAGCCTAGGCAGGGTAAGGCTTAGGCCTGGAAAGAGTAGGGCAAGTATTGGAGCAGAAGAACTTGGAACACAGGTAGCAGTCAACAAAACGTCTTGTCTATGCTGAGGGATTAATTTTCAACAGTATTATCCTAAACGACTAGTTATATATTGATGCTAAGCCACTTTCATTTTAGGAGATTTCACATTTTATTAGGATGCTTCTAGATAAGCAAAGAGAAAGTGAAAATTACTGGAGAGCGATTGTTAAATAGTCTAAATATTAAATTACGTAGTTGAAAAAATACTGGTTTTCACACCAAATTAACTAACACCAACTTTAGGAATGCGTCTTATATAAAGTGTCATATAACTATTGGACGTCCTACAGGACTGTCATAAACAGCTAAAAGATTTACTTATACGTACAAACTAAAGCTCACGTAAAGGGAGCTTTAGCTCTTAAAAGAATTAGGTTTGAGAGCATAAGTTCAATTTTTATTGGGAAATCTCTTAATACGTATGAACGAACTCCTCAGAAAATTGGCATTCTGTAGGAGAAGTGCCAAGATCCCTCCCATGAAAAAGAATGAAAAGAAAGACATTCCGGAATATAGCCGCAAGGCGTCCCATAAAGGCAAGGCATGCCGACGAGGAGAACCTGTTTACTATGAGGCCCGAAAAGAGAAGCTGTATATTAACTTGACACCATTAGCTAAGACAAAGCTGAAGGATTTGGCCATTCAACATGGGATCTCTCGCTCTGAAGTGATTGAGAGATGGCTACGAGATTTGCTCTAGTTCTCCAAGAAATGGAGTATGACTGCAGGAGCGAAATTTTAGTCTTACTACAATTGGATGTAACCGGGAATGCTGGTGTCACGGTAGTGGTGACTTGCCTTGAAGAGACCGCTTCGTCGCAGGTGCCGCAGTTGCTCTGCAGAGATGCTGAGAAGTGTAGCAGCAGCTTCAGTCATCTGCCAATGAGTGGTAGGCGCGAAGTGGTCTCGAATGCAGCTAGAGTCTTTGACCAGCTTCAACTGGTCATCCCTTTGAATCGTTAATTCAGAATCAGTTTCTGGGGAAGTGTCTAGGCAGATCGTGTAATGCCAGTGCTCATCGCCCTGAAAGCTCATGCCGACGATGTGGCCTGAACAGTAGAGGCGCTGTCCAGCCTCATCCCTTTGGCTCCACTTAACGCGCTCTCCAAAGTGGAAGGAAGGTTCGGTGAACTCCTGCCGTTTTGGCACAGCAATAAACCACGCTTAGTCCTGCTCTAGAGCAGGTGCTTTCGTGTTAGGTATCTTCAGTTTCCTTAAAGCTTGAAAAGGTTTCTACTGCAGCTGTTCGTGTCGCTTAGTCGCAGTGAAGAAAAGGTAGGCCGTAATGCAGTGCTTGGCCCTTGCGATATCTCTTGAATCACACCGTGCTTGGCTCTATCAGGTCTGCGCACGCAGACCTGATAGAGCCAAGCACCAGAGATGTCCAACTATAGACTGGGGCCTTGCTAGAGTTAGTCCCGGGTTAAGCCGTCACGAACTCATGTGAGAGGGCTCTGCACCAGTTCAGGTGAACCGCTGTGTAAGGGCAACCCTCCTGGGAGGGCAGGTAGCTGTCATAGCGCTCGATCTGCCAGGGACGCATCCTCGGCATCAGCTTGGTTCCTTCTCCAGTGGCTGCTGCTGCAAAAAGCTGCTGCCCCACTGCAGGAGGTTGGTTCAAGCAGTTAAAGCCGATGCCCAACTCTGGTAGACCGACCTCTTCGAGGTGAACATAGATGTTCTCCTGCGGCACCAGATGCCGGTAGCGCCAGCAGTCCCAGTCGGCCTGATCGCTGCTGCCCGAGGGCAAAGCGATGAGCGCCAGATGCACAGCTGCGATCGCAACCTCTGCTGTCGGTGTAAAAGAATGCACCTGAACCACCTGCCAGCGGCGCTGGCGGCCCATACCAATTGCCTGCCCGAGCTGAGGTGGGGCTTCTGCCCAAGCAAGGCGAATCGGGAATTCATTGAGCTCTCGCTGTTGTTCCTGACAGTACTGAAAGAGCGTTAGCTGCATGGAAAGCCTCCTAGTTAGGGATAATCGTACTCATTCGCGGGGAAGCGGTCGTCTTGAAACGGTGTAGCCGCAGGATCCGCATCCTCCCCGGCAAAGACACACATCCATTCGAGAACATGGCCGCCCGTGCTGGCCCCATTGCGCTCGACCGCGACCAGATGCACCCGTCGCCCTTCGCGCCGAAAGCGCTCCAGCATCGAGTAGCAGCCATCAGCGATGACAGCGCCATGGATTTCGTACTGGCTGGGGTCGTACTGGCTAGAGAGCAGCACTGGCGGGGCTAGCGGTGTAGCTGGCACTGTAGGAGCCCGAGGAGCCGCAAAGCTGCCACCTGACGGCAGGCCTATCGGTACTGATCTAAGTTCACTCGGTTCACAGCCAGCTAGAGCGAGCGCCACCAGAGCAGCAGGGAGAGCAAGACACCGCTTCATAGCTCACCTCCAGCCACCGGTGGGTTTTCAAAGCCGTAGCCGGTAGCGGTGCGGTCTCTGTAGTAGACCACGACCCAAGCGGGTGTGCCTGTGCCCTTGACCTGGTAGTAGTCAGCAGTAGCGCTGCGGTAGTAGGGAAAGCCAAAGGTACCGACCATATCCCCATACTGC from Pseudanabaena sp. FACHB-2040 includes:
- a CDS encoding AAA family ATPase, translating into MVFELRSIRLQNWRCYQNEHIKFAPNLDQKKIWIVFGNNGFGKTSLLDGIQWCLYGSSGVPTANLRDYFNRVALKSNPDLELSVQLTFERDGSIHEISRHARRLVKGTAISAQVSEAHYRIDGIEQGDSRERIENLLPEACSQFFFFDGLEIKRYAQSFYNQQTQESIERTLGLPELRNLRDDAAKVVSLLDDKLSNLASDDKELQSLSNQIDDKQEEITTIEEQLLIYREDHQAALQTLESLQLEASQIEALESKMKEISRLEREASRLREDIDIREDQIEEALRQSPIPLLTGLIREVADEMQRSSVTEARRAGSASQLKSLLNAEVCFCGRSMDDHAREHIQREIEKSNLSGSAGIEAIRQDNLRLELENLANFKFPNLEDLCLDRDRLRDELEEVRQSIARLKGETGDLDLDRSKEVWRKVVEAEYIVKERKTAIERNSETLEQLQKEEEQLRRQREKYVSRQSESETLVRQSQLARGLHYAAKDLIEWRIEERKATIERITSQIHRSVTNKPDEYVGVVIKSDYSLGLKNAAGDVLNPETLSAGEKEALAFSFITGLNLASGTAAPFVMDTPFGHLDIAHQENLVASLPDLPSQVIVLATDRDFPPELLKNIRSEVAEILEIQRLSATEDASTVRAAA
- a CDS encoding DEAD/DEAH box helicase family protein, whose translation is MSLKELQIRDEYRSDRDHLIQDFYIPCLEQASGYSRAVGFFSSSSMAAVAQGLTAFVRSQGQMRLVTSPKLSNDDVEAIARGLQGRDQIIERALLRELEQDLEQVLKDRLACLAWLLSQGVLDIKLAVPKNTRHWGIYHEKLGVFEDGDRNYIAFTGSANESSSALIDNFECLDVFTSWDERVQDRAQKKRENFQRLWDDETPNVEILSFPEAAAKSLLQFCPQSAPSWELGQGKSVKTHDPSQGQYSVEPDSGNDPGPTPTFLKVSLRSRQIDALQSWQNANGRGILAMATGTGKTITALGAATSLKNLELVVIAAPTNEIVQQWVSELESRTNFHAPIVATGRAEAWREPLFRKLRLLKHGRFPQEKQPIIVIGSYGELSREAALQLIDDVGGLPDQSLLIGDEVHAAGAATFRRLLRDDFRYRLGLSATPLRQYDEEGTEVVLDYFGGIVYEFLLEQAIAVGILCEYEYHVYLAELTHDEYDAYKELTTQIGRLLSSDGADDKEKAKRLAIQRANILKSAASKLTVLEDIIQKHSPKRSMVYCADIDQATEASQLLVHRGVRAVRYSSDDGNRRGLLAEFASGRLDALVAIKCLDEGVDVPDTDLAIILASDASERQFVQRRGRVLRASAGKAFATVVDVLVVPPSTGSATSVLKNEVRRFIEFAKSARNRMVAVTRLVHKLEPYGITHSDLL
- a CDS encoding DUF4352 domain-containing protein — translated: MVSFADRFKSLKEQALQAVDTFKEDEKVQNAWAQARQKLDVASKKVDELAASEFLTNALEKGEKAVVEARQQFKQSMAESREQIKQSMAEAQQSYRNSVDKSCLVKAEQDIENHRYTKGISLLENSIQPDSVVYEEAQGKIAHYQQLYAERQAFIESQKHLFPVEIEDRLVAGVEINDILHIVLETKRTESIYTPIQTTYADGVFIILCFNVHNDGKKARSVSLSMMNLIDSEGREFNSSSDAQLALLTKGDQTAEMLMSEIQPGVTKTVTVVFDISKSSTDLKLRIPCGLFGGFAYLPFELL